The segment CCGCTAGGCCAGGGAAAATTCCATGCTCCCCTGCACACATCTTGGCAGTTAGTCTCTTAATGGATCCCACTGTGCACCCTCGTCTCCTCACATAGAGAAACCCAGGATTTGGAGAAACAACAGCAACTTTATTTTTCCACATGTGTGGTTGTCTGCTCTGGAGCAGGGTGAGTTCAGCGGCTCCCATATCTAAACATGAGGAGGCAGAGGTGTGTGGGTGAGGGATGAGGGCACCCGACAGTGCAGGCCGACAGACAGTGCCCAGCCTTTGGGTTACGAAGTCAGAGGAGGGCTGAGTATGGCTGTCCAGGAACGGGTTCAGCCGAGAGGACAAATCCCTGTACACAAAGGGCTGAGGAGAGCCAAGAGCCCTAAAGTCCAGGCCAGGAGGGTACCAGGGACAAGTACATGTGAGAGTGAATTGGTGCTGTTTATATCAGAGACTTCCACTATGGAGAAGATCCCAACTGATGTTTGGTTTTTCAATAGTGTTTTGGAAGAGGTGACCAGGCATCCATCAACACTAAAGGTGGCTTTGAGCCCACCTACAATATGAAGATCCAGTAAGGGGCAGGGGGTGGAGAGGGATACTTCAGTCAGCTtgaaaaacaacacaaagacaacaacaacaacaaaaacaaccaactcCTGCCCAGGAGTTCAGGCTCCCGCCCTCCTCCTAAGGACCAAGGAATCTCAGTCCAAGTCCTGAATCcctccctcagacccaggagGCAGCAGCACCCATCCCTTCTCCTGAGTCCCTGAAGCCATGGCCCTGGGCATACAGCTTTCCTAACTGACCTCCTTCTACAGTCATATCACTGATATAGCAGTGTGTGTCCGCTGGGCAGAAGACAAAGGTGATGTGCTGGGAGCAGGAACCCTGAAACTGCAAGCAGACAGGACACTTGGTGGTTCCCAGCTTAGAGGGGGctgaggagagagaagtgggagcTGTAGAGCGAGCTCTCAGCTGCAGCCACAGACTGTCGCTTCAAGGGCTGGGTCCCACAGTCACATACCTTTAACTGATAGGGAGTCAAGTAGGACACTGGTGCTCTCAGCATTGTTACACAGTTCAGTGTCACAGAAGTGGGCATAA is part of the Rattus norvegicus strain BN/NHsdMcwi chromosome 1, GRCr8, whole genome shotgun sequence genome and harbors:
- the Cd177l2 gene encoding uncharacterized protein LOC499097 isoform X1 translates to MGACHIQYALLLSLLGFVPCSDTLTCNKGIMVKLGSNFAKAPIEWKTLGTIESAPNEICQETVLLVDIGEKSLILASKSLSNPGDIQSKNTQVFSSGPGLVAASYAHFCDTELCNNAESTSVLLDSLSVKAPSKLGTTKCPVCLQFQGSCSQHITFVFCPADTHCYISDMTVEGGGLKATFSVDGCLVTSSKTLLKNQTSVGIFSIVEVSDINSTNSLSHVLVPGTLLAWTLGLLALLSPLCTGICPLG